One genomic window of Desulfuromonas sp. AOP6 includes the following:
- the rsmI gene encoding 16S rRNA (cytidine(1402)-2'-O)-methyltransferase: MRSEPVEGVGATGVLYLVSTPIGNLEDITLRALRILKEVSLVAAEDTRHSRKLFSHYGISTPLTSCHQHNEAGKGEQLLATLLEGRSVALISDAGTPGIADPGYRLLCRCLEAGIEVVPIPGPSAVITALSVSGLPTDRFTFEGFLPAKKQARLAQLAALQQESRTLVFYEAPHRLLATLKDMAEVCGESRLAVVARELTKMHEELFRGTLAEALERFSSARVRGEIVVLLGPAPSIEEEPTETVQEALLRLHRETGLTRRQLVKRVAKDFGLPGDEVYRESLSLPELGKD, from the coding sequence ATGAGGAGCGAACCCGTTGAGGGGGTAGGTGCAACCGGGGTTTTATACCTGGTGTCCACGCCCATTGGAAATCTCGAGGACATTACGCTAAGAGCGTTGCGCATTCTCAAGGAAGTATCCCTGGTGGCGGCTGAAGATACCCGCCACAGCCGCAAACTCTTTTCCCATTATGGCATCAGTACGCCACTGACGTCCTGCCACCAGCACAATGAAGCCGGCAAGGGGGAGCAGCTCTTAGCGACCCTGCTCGAGGGAAGATCCGTGGCTCTCATCTCCGATGCGGGCACGCCGGGCATTGCCGATCCCGGCTACCGGTTGCTGTGTCGCTGCTTGGAGGCTGGTATCGAGGTGGTGCCCATCCCCGGCCCCTCGGCCGTGATCACGGCTCTGTCCGTTTCGGGGCTGCCGACGGACCGCTTCACCTTTGAGGGGTTTCTTCCGGCCAAAAAGCAGGCACGTCTTGCTCAGTTGGCCGCCTTGCAGCAGGAAAGCCGCACGCTAGTCTTCTATGAAGCGCCCCATCGTCTGTTGGCGACCCTGAAGGATATGGCCGAGGTTTGCGGGGAGTCGCGGCTGGCCGTAGTGGCGCGCGAACTGACCAAAATGCATGAAGAGTTGTTTCGCGGAACCTTGGCTGAGGCTCTCGAACGTTTCAGCTCGGCCAGGGTACGTGGGGAAATTGTCGTGTTGTTGGGGCCGGCGCCGAGCATTGAAGAAGAGCCAACGGAGACGGTGCAGGAAGCCCTGCTGCGTCTGCACAGGGAAACCGGGTTGACGCGCCGGCAGCTCGTCAAGCGGGTAGCCAAGGATTTTGGCTTGCCGGGAGACGAAGTTTACCGGGAGAGCCTGAGCCTGCCGGAATTGGGCAAGGATTAG
- a CDS encoding DUF3343 domain-containing protein — protein sequence MVRDGDLVAVFHSVHRVMEAEKILKVAGADILLIPVPRQLSSDCGLAIRYASSEETVVAAVLRGKGLQPAELYLRKGDEFVQVALKS from the coding sequence ATGGTTCGTGATGGCGATCTGGTGGCGGTTTTTCATTCTGTACATCGAGTCATGGAGGCTGAGAAAATTCTCAAGGTTGCCGGCGCGGATATCCTTCTTATTCCAGTTCCCCGTCAGCTCAGCTCGGATTGTGGCCTTGCTATTCGCTACGCCAGCTCAGAAGAGACAGTCGTTGCCGCTGTGTTGCGGGGTAAGGGGCTGCAGCCCGCCGAGCTCTACCTCCGCAAGGGGGACGAGTTTGTCCAGGTCGCCCTGAAGTCTTGA
- a CDS encoding ribonuclease HII — protein MTLKLFVEETLSPLHFEEQALKNGYTAVAGIDEAGRGPLAGPVVAAAVILPPVHDLPGLTDSKKLSPRKRDELFPLIRRQARAVGVGIVHAEEIDAINILQATIRAMCLAVNRLRFSADYLLIDGITPLPQNVPQLTLKKGDSRSLSIAAASVVAKVVRDRMMIAYDRRFPGYGFAGHKGYGSAAHMETIARLGPSPIHRCTFAGVREHVGVL, from the coding sequence ATGACTCTGAAGTTGTTCGTCGAGGAGACCCTGTCGCCTCTGCACTTTGAGGAACAGGCGCTGAAAAACGGCTATACGGCTGTCGCCGGTATCGATGAAGCGGGCAGGGGACCCCTGGCCGGTCCGGTTGTGGCTGCGGCTGTCATCCTGCCACCTGTGCATGATCTGCCCGGTCTGACCGACTCCAAGAAACTTTCCCCCAGAAAACGGGACGAGCTCTTCCCTCTGATACGCCGGCAGGCCCGGGCCGTCGGGGTGGGGATTGTCCATGCTGAAGAGATTGATGCGATCAATATTCTGCAGGCGACCATTCGGGCCATGTGCCTGGCCGTCAACCGACTCCGCTTTTCGGCCGATTATCTGCTGATCGACGGTATTACTCCCTTGCCGCAGAATGTTCCGCAACTGACTTTGAAGAAGGGGGATAGCCGCTCTCTTTCCATTGCTGCCGCCTCCGTGGTGGCCAAGGTCGTCAGGGACAGGATGATGATCGCTTACGACCGCCGTTTTCCTGGGTATGGGTTTGCCGGCCACAAGGGATATGGCAGCGCCGCTCATATGGAGACTATTGCCCGCCTCGGCCCCAGCCCTATTCATCGGTGCACCTTTGCCGGTGTACGGGAGCATGTGGGCGTCCTATGA
- the rplS gene encoding 50S ribosomal protein L19 yields the protein MNIIDQLAMEQMRKNIPAFKAGDTLRVHVKIVEGDKQRIQVYQGVCIKRVNRGIGSTFTVRKISNGVGVERVFSLHSPTVDKIENMMVGRVRRAKMYYLRNLQGKAARIREKRAAQA from the coding sequence ATGAACATTATCGATCAACTGGCAATGGAACAGATGCGGAAAAACATCCCGGCTTTCAAGGCGGGTGACACCCTGCGCGTGCATGTGAAGATTGTTGAAGGTGACAAGCAGCGCATCCAGGTTTACCAGGGGGTATGCATCAAGCGGGTTAACCGCGGTATCGGTTCGACTTTTACGGTTCGCAAGATCTCCAATGGCGTTGGGGTTGAGAGGGTATTTTCCCTGCACTCTCCGACGGTAGACAAGATTGAGAACATGATGGTCGGCCGCGTTCGCCGGGCCAAAATGTACTACCTGCGCAACCTGCAGGGCAAGGCAGCGCGTATTCGAGAAAAGCGGGCCGCCCAAGCGTAA
- the ligA gene encoding NAD-dependent DNA ligase LigA has protein sequence MTPDQARKRHEELCGTLHRHNYLYHVLDQPEISDADYDRLFRELLDLEAQFPELVHPESPSQRVGAPPLEKFEQVRHSLPMLSLENAFTEEDMRQFDGRIRRFLATEQPLEYVCEMKMDGVAVELVYEEGRLKVGSTRGDGTTGEKITENLKTIPSVPLVLTPPYPALLEVRGEVYMELDNFQALNREREEEGLPTFANPRNATAGSLRQLDSAVTARRPLQIFCYGIGRLEGEAPPTHEQLLQQLQQWGLRTNLDGTTCCPDIEAVITQYQSLQQGREDLPYEIDGMVVKVNELALQRELGEKTRTPRWAIAWKFPPRQAVTILEDIQLQVGRTGAITPVAHLQPVEVSGVTVSRASLHNWDEIDRLDARIGDQVVVERAGDVIPDVVRVLTEKRTGKETRIPMPTHCPVCGSPVKRLEDEVVPRCQGLSCPAQLKESLKHFARRGGMDIDGLGGKYIDQLLQLGLVRNVADLYRLSKEDLFRFERMGDKLAEKLLDAIEASKKRPLSRFLNALGIRHVGDHMAKVLASQFGSLDELSRASQEDLLAIHEIGPQVASSVTSFFASPQNQQILADLATLGVRPEREERRAGGPFSGKTFVFTGTLALFSRKEAQTLVEKLGGRASGSVSKKTDFVVAGEEAGSKLTRAQELGVTILSEEEFEQLVKKEGVS, from the coding sequence ATGACCCCAGACCAGGCCCGAAAAAGACATGAGGAGCTGTGCGGCACGCTCCATCGGCACAACTATCTCTATCACGTGCTGGATCAGCCGGAAATCTCCGACGCGGATTATGACCGACTGTTCAGGGAACTGCTCGACCTTGAAGCGCAATTCCCCGAGCTTGTCCATCCGGAATCCCCAAGCCAGCGCGTGGGAGCGCCTCCGCTGGAGAAGTTTGAACAGGTCCGCCACTCCCTGCCCATGCTCTCCCTGGAGAATGCCTTCACCGAGGAGGATATGCGTCAGTTCGACGGTCGCATCCGGCGCTTTCTGGCCACGGAACAGCCGCTGGAATATGTCTGCGAAATGAAGATGGACGGGGTGGCGGTCGAACTCGTCTACGAAGAGGGACGCCTGAAGGTGGGTTCAACCCGCGGCGATGGCACGACCGGTGAGAAGATCACCGAGAACCTCAAAACGATCCCTTCCGTCCCCCTCGTTCTGACTCCCCCCTACCCTGCGCTGCTCGAAGTACGGGGAGAAGTCTATATGGAGCTGGACAACTTCCAGGCTCTCAATCGGGAGAGGGAGGAAGAGGGGCTGCCCACTTTCGCCAATCCGCGCAACGCCACCGCCGGCAGCCTTCGTCAGCTTGATTCGGCGGTCACCGCCCGCCGTCCACTGCAGATATTCTGCTACGGCATCGGCCGCCTGGAGGGAGAGGCCCCACCCACCCACGAGCAGCTTCTGCAGCAGCTGCAACAGTGGGGTTTGCGCACCAACCTCGACGGTACAACCTGTTGCCCAGACATTGAGGCGGTTATCACCCAATACCAGTCGCTTCAACAGGGTCGGGAAGATCTTCCTTACGAAATCGACGGCATGGTCGTCAAAGTCAACGAACTGGCCCTGCAGCGGGAACTGGGCGAAAAAACCCGCACACCGCGCTGGGCCATTGCTTGGAAATTCCCGCCCCGCCAAGCGGTCACCATTCTGGAGGACATCCAGCTTCAGGTCGGCCGCACCGGCGCCATTACCCCCGTTGCCCATCTGCAGCCGGTAGAAGTCAGCGGCGTCACCGTCTCTCGCGCCAGCCTCCACAACTGGGACGAAATCGACCGCCTTGATGCGCGTATCGGCGACCAGGTGGTCGTGGAGAGAGCCGGCGATGTCATTCCCGATGTCGTCAGGGTACTTACCGAAAAACGCACGGGAAAAGAGACCCGTATTCCCATGCCCACCCATTGCCCCGTCTGCGGTTCACCGGTAAAGCGCCTGGAGGATGAAGTCGTCCCTCGCTGCCAGGGGCTTTCCTGCCCGGCGCAGCTCAAGGAGTCTCTCAAACACTTTGCCCGCCGGGGAGGCATGGACATTGACGGGCTGGGGGGAAAATATATCGACCAGTTGCTTCAGCTCGGACTGGTAAGGAACGTGGCCGATCTCTATCGCCTGAGCAAGGAAGACCTCTTCCGGTTTGAGCGCATGGGCGACAAACTGGCCGAGAAACTCCTGGATGCCATCGAGGCCAGCAAAAAACGTCCCCTCTCCCGCTTCCTCAATGCTTTGGGCATTCGACACGTCGGTGACCATATGGCCAAAGTGCTTGCCAGCCAGTTCGGCTCCCTGGATGAACTGTCCCGGGCAAGCCAGGAGGATCTGCTGGCCATTCACGAAATCGGCCCCCAGGTGGCCAGCAGCGTCACCAGCTTTTTCGCGTCCCCCCAGAATCAGCAGATTCTGGCTGACCTGGCGACGCTCGGCGTGCGCCCCGAACGCGAAGAACGCCGGGCCGGCGGCCCCTTCAGCGGCAAGACTTTTGTCTTTACCGGCACACTGGCTTTGTTCTCACGCAAAGAAGCACAGACGCTGGTGGAAAAGCTCGGTGGCCGCGCCAGTGGCTCGGTCAGCAAGAAAACGGACTTCGTCGTTGCGGGCGAGGAAGCAGGCAGCAAGCTGACGCGGGCCCAGGAGCTGGGGGTGACCATCCTCAGCGAAGAAGAGTTTGAACAGCTGGTGAAAAAGGAGGGAGTATCGTGA
- the rpsP gene encoding 30S ribosomal protein S16 encodes MAVKIRLARGGAKKKPFYQVVVADERFPRDGRFVENLGQYDPKIDPPMVSLNEERTLEWLKKGAQPTETVRQVLRKQGIWAKFKQS; translated from the coding sequence ATGGCAGTTAAAATCAGGCTGGCCCGCGGTGGCGCCAAGAAAAAACCTTTTTACCAGGTCGTGGTTGCCGATGAGCGCTTTCCCCGCGACGGTCGTTTTGTAGAAAACCTGGGACAGTACGATCCCAAAATTGACCCGCCTATGGTCTCCTTGAACGAAGAGCGTACCCTTGAGTGGTTGAAAAAAGGGGCGCAGCCCACTGAAACAGTACGTCAGGTTCTGCGTAAGCAGGGCATCTGGGCCAAGTTCAAGCAGTCCTAG
- a CDS encoding NAD(+) synthase, with the protein MMNPVSFTDCGFLRLAVASPELRVGDVDFNTAAIVQVVEKAAAQQCQLLVFPELCITAYSCGDLFFQPLLVEKSLRAVAGLATLTAEHNMALVVGAPVYQQGRLFNCAFFLSGGQVLGAVPKTYLPNTQEFYEERWFSSALDRMGDEIFLENCAIPFGPDLLFQALNKPNCMVGIEICEDAWVSSPPSGEMAGAGATLLLNLSASPEILGKHSYRRALVEAQSARCLAAYAYASAGPGESSTDLVFSGHSLIAENGVVLAETERFEFDSQMAMTDIDVDRLVSERVKNNSYAMARSERVFRVVPFELGGMKKKAAGILRPIARTPFVPADDQDRARRCREIFALQTTALAKRLKHVTASRVVVGISGGLDSTLALLVTVKAFDKLGLDHKGIEAITMPGFGTTRRTRGNAEKLAELLGVTLRVIPIDQAVKQHFADIGHDESLHDITYENAQARERTQVLMDVANQVGGLVIGTGDLSELALGWCTYNADHMSMYGVNSGVPKTLVRYLVDWCALEEFSGETSAVLRDVCETPVSPELLPPGEGDEIRQITEDQVGPYVLHDFFLYHLVRLQYPPRKIYALACHAFAGEFPPDEIIKWLRIFFRRFFSQQFKRSCLPDGPKVGSVALSPRGDWRMPSDASVNLWLAELESLPQ; encoded by the coding sequence ATGATGAATCCTGTCTCGTTTACTGATTGCGGTTTTCTGCGCCTGGCCGTGGCTTCTCCCGAGTTGCGGGTCGGCGATGTGGATTTCAATACGGCCGCTATCGTCCAGGTGGTGGAAAAAGCCGCCGCGCAGCAATGCCAGCTCCTGGTCTTTCCCGAGCTATGCATAACGGCCTACAGCTGTGGCGACCTTTTTTTTCAGCCACTTCTGGTAGAAAAAAGTCTGCGGGCTGTCGCCGGGTTGGCTACCCTCACGGCAGAGCATAATATGGCACTGGTTGTCGGGGCACCCGTCTATCAGCAGGGCCGTCTGTTCAACTGCGCTTTCTTTCTGTCGGGTGGGCAAGTCCTCGGGGCGGTGCCCAAAACCTATCTTCCCAATACGCAGGAATTTTATGAGGAAAGGTGGTTCTCCTCCGCGCTGGACCGAATGGGGGATGAGATCTTTTTGGAAAACTGTGCCATACCCTTTGGTCCGGATCTGCTGTTTCAAGCCCTGAACAAGCCCAACTGTATGGTCGGTATCGAGATTTGCGAGGATGCCTGGGTGTCCAGTCCGCCCAGCGGCGAGATGGCCGGAGCGGGAGCGACGCTCCTGCTCAATCTGTCGGCCAGCCCGGAAATTCTTGGTAAGCACAGCTACCGGCGTGCCCTGGTCGAAGCCCAGTCCGCCCGCTGTCTGGCAGCCTACGCCTATGCCTCGGCTGGGCCGGGGGAGTCCAGTACCGACCTGGTCTTCTCCGGGCATTCCCTGATCGCGGAGAACGGCGTTGTCCTGGCCGAAACCGAACGTTTCGAATTCGACAGTCAAATGGCCATGACCGACATTGATGTGGACCGGCTGGTGAGTGAACGGGTGAAAAACAACAGTTACGCCATGGCTCGGAGCGAGAGGGTCTTCCGAGTGGTACCCTTCGAGTTGGGGGGGATGAAAAAAAAGGCAGCCGGAATATTACGGCCCATCGCGCGCACTCCCTTTGTTCCCGCAGATGACCAGGACAGGGCGCGGCGCTGCCGTGAAATTTTTGCCCTGCAGACAACGGCCTTGGCCAAGCGACTTAAACATGTGACCGCCTCCCGCGTGGTCGTCGGTATCTCCGGTGGTCTCGATTCGACTCTGGCCCTGCTGGTGACGGTCAAGGCTTTTGACAAACTGGGGCTGGATCACAAGGGGATTGAGGCTATCACCATGCCGGGTTTCGGTACGACGCGGCGGACTCGGGGCAATGCGGAAAAATTGGCTGAATTGCTGGGCGTGACGCTGCGGGTCATTCCCATCGACCAGGCGGTCAAGCAGCATTTTGCTGACATCGGACACGACGAGTCGCTGCACGATATTACCTATGAAAACGCGCAGGCACGCGAACGCACACAGGTTCTGATGGATGTTGCCAATCAGGTCGGTGGTCTGGTGATCGGAACAGGGGATCTCTCCGAGCTGGCCCTGGGATGGTGTACCTACAATGCCGACCACATGTCCATGTATGGAGTGAACAGCGGAGTGCCAAAAACTCTCGTCCGCTATCTGGTGGACTGGTGCGCTTTGGAAGAATTCAGCGGTGAGACGTCTGCGGTTTTACGGGATGTCTGCGAAACACCCGTTTCGCCCGAACTGTTGCCTCCCGGTGAGGGGGACGAGATCCGGCAGATTACTGAGGATCAGGTCGGGCCTTATGTGCTGCACGACTTTTTTCTCTATCACCTGGTTCGTCTACAGTATCCCCCCAGAAAAATTTACGCTCTGGCCTGCCATGCCTTTGCCGGGGAATTTCCCCCGGACGAAATCATTAAATGGCTGCGCATCTTCTTCCGGCGCTTCTTCTCCCAGCAGTTCAAGCGCTCCTGTCTTCCTGACGGCCCCAAGGTGGGCAGTGTCGCTCTATCGCCCCGTGGAGACTGGCGCATGCCCAGCGATGCGAGCGTGAACCTCTGGCTGGCTGAATTGGAGTCCTTGCCCCAATGA
- the rimM gene encoding ribosome maturation factor RimM (Essential for efficient processing of 16S rRNA), translated as MPKIDKEFLLVGTVAGTHGLRGDLKVRPLAGLCPLSADKMVLLRVADREPEAHIPARVASHKGGYLLRLQGLEHIDSVQRLIGAEVLMRRQDVPEPEPDEFYWGEVQGFVVRDVSLGELGTLDDTFSTAAHDIFVVNGSYGEVLIPVVEAFLVEVDRVQKCIVVDLPEGLVQKSDAL; from the coding sequence ATGCCGAAAATAGACAAAGAGTTTTTGCTGGTAGGTACTGTGGCCGGAACCCATGGGTTGCGCGGGGATCTGAAAGTGCGCCCTTTGGCCGGCCTTTGCCCGCTGTCAGCCGATAAAATGGTACTTCTGAGGGTTGCCGATCGTGAGCCAGAAGCTCACATCCCTGCGCGTGTGGCTTCCCATAAAGGAGGCTACCTGCTCCGGTTGCAAGGGCTCGAGCATATTGATTCCGTGCAGCGCCTTATCGGAGCTGAGGTGTTGATGCGGCGGCAGGATGTCCCTGAACCTGAACCCGATGAATTTTACTGGGGTGAGGTCCAGGGTTTTGTTGTTCGCGATGTGAGCCTTGGCGAACTGGGGACGCTGGACGACACTTTTTCGACGGCTGCCCACGATATCTTCGTCGTTAATGGTTCCTACGGCGAAGTTCTTATTCCCGTGGTCGAGGCTTTTTTGGTCGAGGTGGATAGGGTGCAGAAATGCATCGTCGTAGATTTGCCGGAAGGTTTGGTGCAGAAGTCCGATGCGCTTTGA
- a CDS encoding KH domain-containing protein — protein sequence MKELIEFIAKSLVENPDAVVISEEEGEDGTILVKLAAAQEDMGRIIGKQGRTAKAMRTLLNAKATRENRRATLQIME from the coding sequence ATGAAAGAACTCATCGAATTCATCGCGAAATCCCTGGTGGAAAACCCCGACGCGGTCGTCATCTCCGAGGAGGAGGGTGAAGATGGGACGATTCTCGTCAAACTGGCTGCTGCTCAAGAGGATATGGGTCGCATAATTGGCAAGCAGGGGCGCACGGCCAAAGCCATGCGAACTTTGCTGAACGCCAAGGCGACGCGGGAGAATCGGCGAGCTACCCTGCAAATCATGGAGTAA
- a CDS encoding RNA methyltransferase translates to MNRRPLAVALVHHPVVDRRGDLVTTAVTNLDVHDIARTARTYGVDRFYLVTPVQDQLTLIQRILDHWRQGHGADYNPHRGDALSLVRVSTSLQEALTDWGEAIGETPLPLLTGAQRQDGLSYEECRELTKTRPLMLVLGTGWGLAPSLFERDWPVLAPIRGNSDYNHLPVRAAAAIMLDRLLAPDEK, encoded by the coding sequence ATGAACCGGCGACCGCTTGCCGTTGCTCTGGTTCATCATCCCGTGGTGGATCGCCGGGGAGACCTGGTCACCACGGCCGTGACCAATCTGGATGTTCACGACATCGCCAGGACGGCGAGAACCTACGGGGTTGACCGCTTCTATCTCGTGACACCCGTTCAGGATCAATTGACCCTGATCCAGCGCATACTCGATCATTGGCGGCAAGGACATGGCGCAGATTATAACCCCCATCGCGGAGATGCTCTCAGTCTGGTGCGGGTGTCGACCTCGTTGCAGGAAGCTTTGACCGATTGGGGTGAAGCGATAGGCGAGACGCCTCTTCCTCTGTTGACCGGGGCGCAGCGCCAGGACGGTTTAAGCTATGAAGAATGCCGCGAATTGACCAAAACCCGGCCTCTGATGCTCGTGCTAGGGACCGGCTGGGGGCTTGCCCCCTCGCTCTTTGAGCGAGACTGGCCCGTACTGGCACCCATTCGGGGGAATAGCGACTACAACCACCTGCCCGTGCGAGCGGCCGCCGCCATTATGCTCGACCGGCTTCTGGCCCCCGATGAAAAATAG
- the trmD gene encoding tRNA (guanosine(37)-N1)-methyltransferase TrmD produces MRFDVLTLFPGMFESPFAVSILGKAREKRLIQLNAYNLRDWAEGRHKVTDDMPYGGGAGMVMKPEPVFAAIQDLRRQSPESRVVMMTPQGKTFCQPDARELSAQPGLIFVCGRYEGFDERIRSMVDVEYSLGDFVLTGGELPAMVMIDAVARLLPGVLGSSGSADGDSYADGLLEFPHYTRPADFNGMRVPDVLLSGNHEVIARWRRRQQLQRTLVRRPDLLASAPLTDEDRALLESIRQELAERGV; encoded by the coding sequence ATGCGCTTTGATGTTCTGACCCTTTTTCCGGGTATGTTTGAATCCCCCTTTGCCGTCAGCATCCTGGGTAAGGCTCGTGAAAAGAGACTTATCCAGCTTAACGCTTACAACCTGCGCGACTGGGCTGAAGGGCGGCACAAAGTGACGGACGACATGCCTTACGGTGGCGGCGCCGGCATGGTCATGAAGCCCGAACCCGTCTTTGCCGCCATTCAGGATCTGCGTCGGCAATCACCCGAGTCCCGGGTCGTTATGATGACCCCGCAGGGGAAAACTTTTTGCCAGCCCGATGCTCGTGAGTTGTCCGCACAACCTGGACTGATTTTTGTCTGTGGTCGTTATGAGGGGTTTGACGAGCGTATCCGCAGCATGGTCGATGTCGAATATTCCTTGGGAGACTTTGTCCTTACCGGGGGAGAACTGCCCGCCATGGTCATGATCGATGCTGTGGCCCGCCTGCTTCCTGGTGTTCTCGGAAGCAGCGGCAGTGCCGATGGAGATTCTTACGCCGACGGTCTTTTGGAATTCCCCCATTATACCCGCCCCGCCGATTTCAATGGAATGCGAGTACCTGATGTTTTGCTCTCAGGTAACCATGAGGTTATCGCCCGTTGGCGGCGGCGCCAGCAACTGCAACGGACCCTGGTCCGCCGCCCCGACCTGTTGGCCTCGGCGCCGCTCACTGATGAAGACCGGGCCTTACTTGAATCCATTCGCCAGGAACTGGCCGAGAGGGGCGTATGA
- a CDS encoding YraN family protein, protein MSEERLSLGRWGEEEAARYLCRKGMKIVERNLRTPLGEIDLVVRDRKTLAFVEVKTRRTLAFGTPQEAVGPRKQRQIIRSAQWYLASGKGQGLQPRFDVLAVSPGANGPEIDYIPDAFCL, encoded by the coding sequence ATGAGCGAGGAGCGCCTGTCCCTCGGCCGCTGGGGGGAGGAGGAGGCGGCCCGCTACCTGTGCCGTAAGGGGATGAAAATCGTCGAACGGAATCTACGAACGCCCCTGGGTGAAATCGACCTGGTAGTCCGGGATCGCAAAACTCTTGCTTTTGTCGAGGTGAAGACCCGCCGCACCCTTGCCTTCGGTACACCGCAGGAGGCGGTAGGGCCTCGTAAGCAGCGACAGATTATTCGTTCTGCCCAGTGGTATCTCGCTTCCGGTAAAGGCCAGGGCCTGCAGCCTCGTTTTGACGTCTTGGCGGTATCACCTGGAGCAAACGGACCGGAGATCGACTATATCCCCGATGCGTTCTGCCTCTAA
- the ffh gene encoding signal recognition particle protein has translation MFDNLTDKFDAVFKKLRGHGRLTEQNIQEAMREVRLVLLEADVNFRVVKDFVASVTARAVGQDVLKSLTPAQQVIKVVREELGQLMGEGEVYALDLAARPPVSIMLCGLQGAGKTTTCGKLALKLKRDKRSPLLVPADIYRPAAIEQLKTVGRQMDIPVFDSQPGQDPVVICENARRYAELNGYDTLILDTAGRLHIDEELMGELVRIKASLQPREILFVADAMTGQDAVNVAKSFDEKLDITGVILSKLDGDARGGAALSIRAVTGKPIKFVGLGEKFEALEVFHPDRMAQRILGMGDVLSLIEKAQTAVDKDQAAELEQKLRKEGFTLETFRDQLQAIKKMGSMESILKMIPGAGKAMKQVKDMGMPDKELKKIEAIICSMTPKERRDHRLINGSRRLRIAKGSGTTVQDVNQLLKRFTEAQKMMKKMQKAGPKGLKGMLGRGGGLPF, from the coding sequence ATGTTTGATAATCTTACCGATAAATTTGACGCGGTCTTTAAAAAGCTGCGCGGCCATGGCCGCCTGACGGAGCAGAACATCCAGGAGGCGATGCGCGAGGTGCGCCTGGTTCTTCTGGAGGCGGACGTCAATTTTCGAGTAGTTAAGGATTTTGTCGCCAGCGTCACGGCGCGTGCTGTTGGTCAGGATGTTCTCAAGAGCCTGACCCCCGCCCAGCAGGTCATCAAGGTTGTTCGTGAAGAGCTGGGACAGTTGATGGGCGAAGGCGAGGTGTACGCTCTCGACCTGGCCGCCCGTCCCCCCGTGTCGATCATGCTCTGTGGCCTTCAGGGGGCAGGTAAGACCACGACATGCGGCAAGTTGGCCCTAAAATTGAAAAGGGACAAGCGCAGTCCTTTGCTGGTCCCGGCTGATATCTATCGTCCAGCCGCAATTGAGCAGCTCAAGACCGTCGGCCGCCAGATGGATATCCCTGTCTTTGACTCTCAGCCGGGGCAGGATCCCGTCGTCATCTGTGAGAATGCACGCCGCTATGCCGAACTCAATGGCTACGATACGCTGATTCTCGATACGGCCGGGCGCCTGCATATCGACGAAGAATTGATGGGCGAACTGGTGCGTATCAAGGCATCTCTTCAGCCCCGGGAAATCCTCTTTGTGGCCGATGCCATGACGGGTCAGGATGCGGTAAATGTCGCCAAAAGCTTTGACGAAAAGCTGGACATTACCGGCGTCATTCTGTCCAAGCTCGATGGTGACGCCCGCGGTGGCGCGGCTCTTTCCATCCGGGCGGTCACCGGCAAGCCGATCAAATTCGTCGGTCTCGGTGAGAAGTTCGAGGCGCTGGAAGTTTTTCATCCTGACCGCATGGCGCAACGGATCCTGGGGATGGGAGATGTCCTCAGTCTCATCGAGAAGGCGCAGACCGCCGTCGATAAGGATCAAGCCGCCGAACTTGAACAGAAGTTGCGCAAAGAAGGATTCACGCTGGAAACTTTTCGCGACCAGCTGCAAGCGATCAAAAAGATGGGGTCGATGGAATCGATTCTCAAGATGATACCCGGGGCAGGTAAGGCCATGAAGCAGGTCAAGGACATGGGGATGCCTGACAAGGAGCTGAAAAAAATAGAGGCGATCATCTGCTCCATGACTCCCAAGGAGCGTAGGGATCATCGCCTGATCAACGGGTCCCGCCGGCTGCGCATCGCCAAGGGCAGTGGCACTACCGTTCAGGATGTCAACCAGTTGCTCAAGCGCTTTACGGAAGCGCAAAAAATGATGAAAAAAATGCAGAAAGCGGGACCGAAAGGACTCAAGGGAATGCTCGGTCGCGGCGGTGGTTTGCCTTTCTAG
- a CDS encoding acylphosphatase — protein sequence MNKVRASVRFRGRVQGVNFRAHTQKICRQHHLTGWVRNLPDGDVQALLEGRESDIRSALEACRRGPDAAKVDDVTIDWEEYRDEFASFDICR from the coding sequence GTGAACAAAGTCAGGGCGTCTGTCCGCTTTCGCGGGCGGGTTCAGGGCGTGAACTTTCGTGCCCACACCCAGAAGATCTGTCGTCAGCATCACCTTACGGGTTGGGTACGCAACCTGCCGGATGGCGATGTGCAGGCCTTGCTTGAAGGCCGCGAATCTGATATTCGCAGCGCTCTGGAAGCCTGCCGCCGGGGGCCCGATGCCGCCAAGGTCGATGATGTGACCATCGACTGGGAGGAGTACCGGGATGAATTCGCCTCTTTCGACATCTGCCGCTGA